From Camelina sativa cultivar DH55 chromosome 7, Cs, whole genome shotgun sequence, one genomic window encodes:
- the LOC104704770 gene encoding uncharacterized protein LOC104704770, with amino-acid sequence MHFMWQVLSGCISISATLRRRGIACDPGCARCEAEEETINHAIFRCPPARQVWALAYVPVGPNSFPTESLYANVDHFLGSLNPGAQVQAFPWLMWYIWKARNACVFENLMEKPEDVVRLAVGEAFSWLQAQVKEVEEDPIPVPNPACARGVGRLGHLPTSYSGYRCFVDGSWKVGDVFADAGWVCSSFQDAFTTRGAANFRRSLSPLHAEVEAFVWTLRCMIGHDYREVAFSTDCSDLVKMVSSPQDWPAFKTYLDDMKMDMEEFSVFSLSLIPRSANVIADSLARQARSSSQHVLFVNDFSAN; translated from the coding sequence AtgcattttatgtggcaagtgtTGTCTGGGTGCATCTCGATCTCGGCAACCCTAAGACGTCGGGGTATTGCTTGTGACCCAGGTTGTGCAAGATGTGAGGCTGAAgaggaaacaataaatcatgcGATTTTTCGGTGTCCCCCAGCCCGCCAGGTTTGGGCTTTAGCTTATGTGCCAGTTGGACCAAATTCCTTTCCCACAGAGTCTCTATATGCCAATGTTGATCACTTCTTAGGTTCGTTAAATCCGGGTGCGCAGGTACAGGCTTTCCCATGGCtcatgtggtatatttggaaagcgaGAAATGCTTgcgtttttgaaaatttaatggAAAAACCAGAGGATGTAGTGAGGTTAGCGGTTGGAGAAGCGTTTTCCTGGTTACAGGCTCAGGTaaaggaggtggaggaggatcCAATACCAGTTCCCAACCCTGCTTGTGCTCGGGGAGTGGGGCGATTAGGTCACCTCCCTACTAGTTACTCAGGTTATCGGTGTTTTGTAGATGGATCGTGGAAAGTAGGCGATGTTTTTGCGGATGCAGGATGGGTGTGTTCATCCTTTCAGGACGCTTTCACGACGAGGGGTGCTGCCAATTTCCGGCGTAGTCTTTCCCCATTgcatgctgaagtagaagcttttGTTTGGACCCTGCGGTGTATGATTGGACACGACTACCGAGAAGTGGCTTTTTCTACAGATtgctcagatttggtgaagatggtgtcttcgcctcaGGACTGGCCGGCTTTCAAGACCTACCTCGACGATATGAAGATGGACATGGAAGAGTTCTCCGTTTTCTCTTTGTCTCTAATTCCAAGAAGTGCAAATGTAAttgcggattctttggcacgccaagcgcgttcATCTTCGCAGCATGTGCTGTTTGTAAACGATTTTTCCGCCAATTGA